From Symphalangus syndactylus isolate Jambi chromosome 5, NHGRI_mSymSyn1-v2.1_pri, whole genome shotgun sequence:
AATGGGAGATCCTTCTAATGCTCCCATTGAAAACTTGTGGGATTTAAATGGGATAGgtgtgttttaagaaaaaatgaaaatggtgtTTGATGAAAGCAGGTTTTCAATGGCTCATACccttttgttttgtaaaatgtttggATTTTGTCAGTTCATGGGTGATTATTGGTATTTGCAAgctatttgaaatgttttcttttctttcctttttttttttttttttgaggcagggtctcactcttattgcttagggtggagtgcagtggcacgatttcagctcactgcagcctctgcctcctgggttcaaacaattctcctgcctcagcctcccaagtagctgggattacaggtgtgcgccaccacacctggctacattttgcatttttagtagagacagcgttttgccatgttggccaggctggtctcaaactcctgacctcaggtgatccgcctgcctcggcctctcaaagtgttgggattacaggcgtgagtcaccatgtctggcAGACATGTTTTTCGTTTTGATCAAACTGCATGCCGCCCATGTTTCATCCTTCCATTGTCTGAGCTTGCTGAACCCTTCACCAACATCTTTAAATTATAGGAAGGCCTGCTGTTTGTATGCAGATACCTGGGCCACAGTTTTCACCAATATGCAACTGCAGTGTGTCTGCACATAAATATGCAGTGTTTAGGCCAATGGGaaccttctctctttccttctcccgtTCCTTCCTCCAAGGTAGAAGTGGTCTATATGGTGTGTGAAGGACTGTGTTGACATCCTGGTTCCCTGCATACAAGGGGCCCTGAATCAGGCAGCACTGGCTGAGGACGGCGGTCAGATTTCCTGACACTTGCTTCCCATCACGTGTCGGCAGGGGCTGGAGATGTGCCGCCTGGGGAGGAAAGACCTTTGGGGTATGTGACAGGGCTCGAGCTCTGCTGGTGGTCTTGGGAGGACTGATGGGCCTTGCTTTAGGGAGCCTGGGATGGTAGAATAAGTACTGCCAAGGGGGGCTCATGGAGGCAGACCTCGCTCCACCAGACAGAAAAGGTTTCTAACAACTCCTTTGATCTAAGAGTGAATGAGCTGCCTCAGAAGCGGGTGTGGTCTCCTTCCCAGCATGAAGCTGATCAGTCAGGGCTGAGAGACAATGTCAGGGTGATAGATTTCTGAACTGAGCTGGAGAGTCTGAGTTGGATGCAATCATGTCTAGGGCAGGTGTCTATAAAGCTGTTTAGGATGCTTAGCGGAGGTGCATCTCAGGACTCACCGTCATTGGTTGTTTGCTCACAGACAGGCTCACTCCATTCCCCAGCTTTGTTCCGATCAGGAAGAAACCCTCGAACTTGAACACAATAAGTTGTCCATGGCTCCAGGTTTCTGAGGACCTCAAAGTCATACTGGGGAGTAATTTGAAACTAGTAATGGAGACAAAAATAAGAACATGACTAAGCAGTGAAAGggcaccacttttttttttttttttccacatttaccAGTTATAATAGCTGTTTTAGACTTAAAATAGGAAGGAGCAGGTAGCAGGTGCTCCTCTCAGTTCAGGGACCCTGAGGCCACTCAGGGGGTGCATCAAGGACTGACAGTGGTGCCCACAAACCATTTTGGTTCCCAAATTCTCCAGCTTAAATGACACACAAGCcatcacttcttttttaaaaaagataaagcaggccaggtgtgttggctcatgcctgtaatcacagcactttgggagactgaggagtttgagaccagcctagtgaacatggcaaaaccccatctctactaaatatacaaaaaattagccgggcgtggtggcgcatgagaattgcttgaacttgggaggtggaagttgcagtgagctgggatcaccccacactgcactccagcatgggtgacagagcgagactctgtctcagaaataaataaataagtaaataaataaataaaataaaccagtcttttaattattattatttttgagatggagtttcactcttgttgtccaggctggagtgcagtggtgcgatcatggctcactacaacctccgttgccaggctcaagcaattctcctgcctcagcctcccgagtagctgagaatacaggtgcactccaccacacccagctaatttttttgtatttttgtagagacggggttttgccatgttggccaggcttgtcttgaactcctgacctcaggtgatctgcccaccttggcctctcaaagtgctgggattacaggtgtgagccactgcacccagccgcaaTTGGTTATTTCTCTTTTGGGGTTGGGGTTGTTGACAGCATGCCTATATTCCTTTATTGCATGAGGAGCTAAGCCCATGGGGGTCAATAATTGGAATATATGAAGAAATGGTTTAACTTctaataagtaaattaaaagacCAAAAGCAAATCAAAGCAACAACTGAAAAAAATGGCAGCTTGCAGTTCCAGAAGTCCAGTGCCTCTAAAACCTTACAATGCAAATTTTTTCAAACATTAAACTCAGAGGCAAGCAGGTAAGGTGGTGGCATAGCAGTAGAGGGACCTTCTCAATCCCTGCTGGGGCTTTTTCTGCCCTTTCACGTCTGGGCAACTTCTGGTTTTATCTTCTCACTTTCTCCCAACAGgaataaagaattctcaaaagcCCTTCATGCTGTGAGTTTAGGGACCTAGTCTGGCACCGCCTCAGGAATCTCTGCATTCTAGAGGGGAACCATATAAGCCTGtattgatacaaaaattagccgggtgtggtggcaggtgcctgtaatcgcagctacttgggaggctgaggcaggagaatcgcttgaacccaggaggcggaggttgcagtaagctgagatcgcaccactgctttccagcctgggtaatgacAGACTgcgaccctgcctcaaaaaaaacccccaaaaacccTGTATTGGTGGCATCACAGGCACCTGTGAGAGTAGCAGTGCAGCAGGCAGCCTTTCCACACTCGGTAAGTCACACTGAAGGCTGCCACACAACTGGCCGAAGGGAGAGGACAAATGTGTAACCAGATGCCCGTGTTGTGGGCATGTGTGAGAAAAGAAGCTAAACAGTAAGTGGAGTTTGCATTCACACTTGCCTCAGGAGGCACCTGACCCTGCTTACTGTAAAACTAGATCCTTAATTGAGGTCTGCTGCTAGTTCCCGGAGGGGAGCGATCTGCTCTTATCTTTGTACCCCAGGGCTTAGCAGAGATGCCTGCATTTGATCAGCGATTGTGAGTatcagaattcatatgttgaaatttaactGTCAATATGATAGGACTCAGAGGTGGAGGCTTTCGGAAGTGATTAAataatgagggcagagccttcctGAATGCCATTGGTGACCTTAGAAAAGAGCAGCAAGGGAGCTGTTTACATCCttgccctttgccttccaccatctAGAAGGCAGAGTGTGCCAGTGCTCACCAGACACtgcatctgctggtgccttgatcttggacttcccagcctgcagaactgtgagaaataaacttctagtgtttataagttacccagtctgtggtattgtgTTGTGGCAGcaggaatggactaagacattgcATCATTTAATGGAacttttttggggaaaaaattaacTTGAGATTTTTTGGGCTATgcagtgtgtgtatataaatttaACTACATCATTCCTAAGATAATAAACATGGGTGATCCCATCTTCCCAAACACTTTGAGAATTAAGTGGTAAAATCAACATTTAATGTGGAAGAgataacatatatgtaatatgacatacataacatatatatagGTCAGTTTAGGACCATGAATGGCATTTGGCTCAGAAACATTAGGTATCAGAATAAACCTTGACCAAGGATGAATAAAAATAACCTTAACATGTCTAGCAAAGAGGAAGGAAACCTCATGTACAGATGTACTAACCATATATACATAATTTCAGGCAATGGGAtgagtttatattttctattatttcattaaattccccaacaatcctatgaagtaggttattattcttgttttattaataaagtaagttattatgcccattttgcaGACTTGAGGAGGTTGGGGTCAAGAACATGACCAATGGCACATGGTGGCAGGGGCGATATTCCAATCAGATCTTTTGACTCCAAGcccatgtttttaaagaaattgtccCCTGAAGAATAGAGCAACTAGGGGCTGTCTTGACCATGGATGTCCTTGATTTCTGGTGTGTGTGGGACACTGGGGTTGAAGTTATGGGACGGTTGTCAATTTGCTTATCACCTAATTCAGCCAGCTCCAAGTTCCCTCAGCCAACTCTGACTCAACTGTGTCTTCCCCTGCAACTGCCCCTCAGGGAGGGAAAGGTCTGCTGTCACTGTGCAGACTTTGTCCTGAAAGTCTGCTCTAAACATATCTGTTAGGAGTCTGGGAAGCTTGAGCCAGAGATACCAGTAACCCCTCAGTCTGGGAAGCTCTTGGCTTACAGAGGACCAGTCCATAAGGTGCTGCCACCTTGTAAGATTCTGCAAAGAATATGAAAGACTACTACCTCTGAAATGCAATTAGCCAAGCTTACCTTTTCATCAGTACCGTTTTTCCAGTATTGCACATTATAAGTCCATGAGTTATACACATTCCTCATAGTCCAAGTTTCATATTCATTCTCAATTTTAGGGGCTAAGAAACGCATATGTAAAGAATCAGCAAGTACTTCTACTTGCATTCCAGGGGGTCCAATAATGGCTAAGCAGAAGAACAAGCAAAATGACAatcaaaaatcacattttaaaaacttcaacaTTAATTTTTCATAACCATGCAGAACAATTAGTCCACAGAAGTACACTGCTTTGATATACTATTGTCATGACATTGATTGACATGGCTAAGAAGGATAGTTGGAtttagtttcctttaaaaaatctgataatCTTTGTCTTTATTAATGAAGTTTAGTCCGCTTGTGTTTATTGTGGTTTCTGATACATTTGGAATTATTCCAgctacattattttatattttctctaaggatttctttttaattttctattttatgtttttggtgtcttctcctcttttattcctgttttttgttggcttgaattttatttccttttttaggaTGGAAGCTACAGATGGCATCTCTATTGTTTTTAGTGGCCACCTTTACATGTTTAACATATATAATTAACCATATATATTTCCAACAATGTCCAAAGCTGTTTCCCTTCTGAATGCTCTTTTACTAGATATTCATGTGGCTGGCTCCTTCACTTCATttgggtctctgctcaaatgctaCTTCCTCACAGAGACTGTATCTTACCATTCTATGGAGAAGCGCAGCTCCCATTACTTTCTGTCCTTTACCTTGCTTCAGTCTTCTTAAGAACCACAGTCACTACCTGTCATataatatgtatctatttattgtCTGTATTCTTGATTAGCACATATATACTCCATGAGGTATTTTGTCTCGTTCACTGTTGTAGCTGCAGTGTTCAGAATGCAGCTGTTACACAGATGTACTCAATAATAACTATAGAATGAGTCACAAATGGTTCCGGGCAATCATGGTGTTTGAGTTATGTCCTGTATTCTTCTTCGGCTGCTGTTACTTTTTCAGGGCTGTTAAAGGACCTGCTTATGTCATTCTAAAGTGCTCGTCTGAAAACCAGACAAGAAAACTTGTTGGAATACTTTGCCAAAGCAAGTATAAGCAGGTTATGCATGATGCCTGGAAGCACTTTCCTATCACTAAAATACATAGACTTCAAGAGGCAAATCTCCAATACTGGGTAGTAGTTGCTAAGAGCACAGATGCAAGAGCCTGGGTCTGAATCCTTACTCAGCCACTCATGACCTATATGACTTTTTGACAAGCTGCTTAACCCTGTTGTTCCTAGGTTCTAAAGAGAACTTCCATGGATGGGAGCTAACAGAATTTGGGACAAGTTAGGACATGGTAAGCCAGTTAGCAATTATAGGAGCAAAAACTTGTACTTTTAACTATTGTGAAACTTACTTTTCTGttcatctttgtttttgtaaAGGTACCGTTAGAAAAGATAATCTAACTTTGATAATTTATGATTCCAAAAGTAAGATGTTTTTACCCAGGCTTGGGATGGAAttgggaaagggaagaaaggcatCCTAGCCTCATTCTCTACCAGGGAGGATGTAATTGTGGGGGTCATGGGGGTCCAGAGCAGGGTCTGGCATAAAGACCGCTCCCCATATAgagacagttctttttttttgagataagactTCACTCTGGTCAcacaggctgctggagtgcagtggtgtgataatgactcactgcagccttgacttcccaggctcaggtgactctcccgcctcagcctcccaagtagctgggactacaagcacactccaccatgtctggctaatttttttttttttttggtatttttttttgttttttgtagagatggggtttcaccatgttgcccaggctggtcttaaattcctgggctcaaggacaagcgtggtggttcatgtctgtaatcccagcactttgggaggctgaggcaggtggatcacttgaggtcaggagttcaagaccagcctggccaacatggtgagacccccgtctccactaaaaatacaaaaaaatttagctgggcatggtggcaggcacttgaagtcccagctactcaggaggctgaggcacgagaatcacttgaaccctggaagcagtttgcagtgatctgagattgcgccactgcacttcagcctgggtgtcagagtgagactttgtctcaaaaaaaaaaaaaaaaaaaaaaaaaaaaaaaaaaaaaaaagaaaagaagaaaattcctgggctcaagtgatccaccacctcagcctcccaaagtgttgggattatagacgtgagccaccatgcctagccagagACAATTCTTTTAGTGCTTTTCTCTATGTGAGTTTTGAAGGGCTgtatgtgaattttgtgaatCAGGTTCTTTTAACCTCTAATCTTCTTTACTCTCTCAATTACTAATATATGGTTTAACTAGTTTTCAATTCCTGATATTCTAAATATGCTCATCTCATATTTAGGGGACTGTGGTGGTCACCACGACCCTCCAAATCTAACCtgggaacaatttttttttttttttgagaccaagtctcgctctattgcccaggctggagtgcagtggcgtgatctcggctcactgcaatctccacctaaCCTGGGAACAATTTTTGATGCTGACCAACCAGTTTGACCCAACCCACCTGCCATCAGCCCTATCCTTCCCTCTGTCCTTCGCTCTGGGCAAGCTGTCTGTGTGCATCAGATTTTCCATCTCTACACCTGCCTTCATTCTTTTGCCTATCATgttatatttctttgtttaagTCATAATTCCATACTGACTTTCTCCCAGAAAATTCACCACAAGAATCCTTCCAGAACTTCTCCTTAACAGCACGGGCCCCAACATAGTCACATCCTTGAGGCACTGAAGGTGTTAGATTTATATTTACTTGTTGCATTGATGATATGCctatctttttctgtctctcccatGAATTTCTTTAGGGATACAACTCTCTTTATTATATTCCTTAAGCTCCTTGTGCAAGGCCATCCATTTGTGGGCCCTCAAAGAATTCTTGTTGATGGACCAACCGATGTGGAAAAAAACAAGGCAAGATGATGACAttacaaaaaaagggaaaacaaaatggCTTACTGTCATCCACAGGACAGAAGGTGATGTTTACCCAGTCTGAATGCTCATCTGCAAATTCAGCCCTGACTCTCAAGGTGTGGTCACCATACTTGGAAAGACTTGAGAAATCACATTCCGTCAAGGTAGTACTCATGCATTTATCTTGGAATATCCTATAACTACACAATCAAAAAGATAGGTCAATCAGGAGAGTTCTAGCATCAGTCTTCCTGAGGCTGACTGGTACTTAATTTGGAGGCGGCAGGGCGGGAGTGGAAACTATGTTAAACACAGAAATAGGTGTCTTCGAAACAGAACTTCTCAGAGACTTGAACATCTTAACGACTACGTGCCTCTCCAAGGGGCTGAGTATTCAGCATACTTGACCAAGAAAGCTTCCTTCCTTGATTATGTATTTTTGAAAGCAGGGGCACGTGATTTATGAGACATTGATTTACAAAGATTtactaaaataaagatattacaaTGATTTTCAATAAAGTCATGCGCCGCATAATGACATTTCGGTAgatgacagaccacatatacaacagtggtgCCCTAAGATAaggatactgtatttttactgtaccttttctatgtttaaatacatTTAGATGTACACATACCTCATTTTACTGTGATTTGCTTTATTGTACTTCACAAATACTGCATTTTACAAATCGAAGGTCTGTGGCAACCCTGCCTTGAGCATACCTAtaggtgccatttttccaacagcacatgctcacttcatgtctttatgtcacattttggtaattctcacaatatttcaaaccttttcatcacaattatatctgttatggtgatctgtgataagtgatctttgatgttactgttgtaactgttttggggcaccatgaaccACACCTATATAAGACAGTGAAATTAATCAATAGATGTTGTGAGTGTTCTGACTTCTCTACCCAATGGCCACTCCCctgcctctctccttctcctcaggcctccctattctaAAAGCTgcaaatgattaagcttagtgaggaaggaatATTGCGGGCCACAACAGGCCTCTTGgccaaacagttagccaagttgtgaatgcaaaggaaaaattgttgaaggaaatttaaagtgctactccagtgaacacattaataataagaaagcaaaacagccttattggtAATATGGAGAAAGTctcagtggtctggatagaagatcaaaccagccacaccattcccttaagccaaagtctaATCCACAGCAAGACCCTAACACTCCAGTTCTGTGAAGGCTtaaagaggtgaggaagctgcagaagaaaagttggggctgggtgcggtggctcacgcctgtaatcccagcactttgtgaggccgaggtgggcggatcatcatgtcaggagttcaagaccagcctgaccaaaatggtgaaaccccatctctactaaaaatacaaaaaaattagccggtgtggtggcatgtgcctgtaatctcagctactcaggaggctgaggcaggagaatcgcttgaacccgggaggcag
This genomic window contains:
- the IL10RB gene encoding interleukin-10 receptor subunit beta isoform X4, whose amino-acid sequence is MARSLGSWLGGCLLVSALGMVPPPENVRMNSVNFKNLLQWESPAFAKGNLTFTAQYLSYRIFQDKCMSTTLTECDFSSLSKYGDHTLRVRAEFADEHSDWVNITFCPVDDTIIGPPGMQVEVLADSLHMRFLAPKIENEYETWTMRNVYNSWTYNVQYWKNGTDEKFQITPQYDFEVLRNLEPWTTYCVQVRGFLPDRNKAGEWSEPVCEQTTNDETVPSWMVAVILMASVFVVCLALLGCFALLWCVYKKTKYAFSPRNSLPQHLKELSGINFSTSQKHFGPQIPKGTLFFILENTMPTYQNKGQIGAFASK